The nucleotide window CGGTTCTCAATAAAGTCGGGGCTATGGTCGAATAAGACATAAGCCACAAACTTCAGGGGTTCGGTTAAGTATGCCGCTAGCCCCGAATCAATCAGCCACCAATTCTTCTCAGAAAAAGACGAATTGGCCGCCGCACCGACTTCAACCCCCACGCTACTGTCACTGAAAACCTTTTCAAATGCATAAAGAGCCCGCCGAGAGTGATAAGCGTTGGTCACGATAATGATACGTTTATAATTATTGTCCAGAGCCCACTGTCGAGCATCGTAGGCTTCATCAAAAGTCGACCTTGCTCCGTCACCAAGAGAAGGCAGCAGAGCAACCGGCACACTTGACTCTAAGGATGCAGCCACAGCCTCAACCCACTCCATTTTCGTAGGATATTTAAGCCCGAATATTTTAGTCAGTCTTTTTGGGGTTGTCGTAACAAGGATACGAGGCGCGAAGTTATTTGCACCCAATTCAAACGCTCGAACTAGACGCTCTAGCCTCGGCGAACTCAAAACAACAATGGCATCCGCTCCTGGTGTCGCATTATCTTTGCGAAAAAACAGCGCGTAGGCCTCCAAGATACTCGCGTGTTGCCATATCAAAAGCCCACAAGCTAAAAGCGCTCCTGCGAAAATCTTTATGAGTCGTTCCTTTGTCATCTTACTGGCCATTAAACCCAACCTGCCTAGTAAGGCAAATCGGCATCAAATCAGCTCAGAACGGTTAAGCAGATAGTCCCACGTTTTTTCAACCAAGCTACGCGAATCTCCACGTCTTCGTCCTACGGCTACTTCACCGGGCCCACCGACATACTCACACCAGAGCCTTAAGTCCTCCAGTCCCTCCACCCGGCTAACGGGAGCGCAATAAGCGGTATCATCGCGAAAACGGGCATCACTCAAAACCTGGTCTCTGACCATGTATAAGAAACTTGAGCGAGTTAAAATGGGGCTACCCTTGCTGTTTCGCTTGCCGGACCATGCAAGTGCTCTACCGAGCGCAGCGGGCAAGGAACGCTTATTTGCCTCCAGGCCACATGCGACTAGAATTTCATTGCTGAAATTCCCCGAAGCAACCGGCTCATCGTCTGTGACGAAATAGATTCGACCCATGGTTGCTTCATGTTCCACAGCTGCTTGCGCACCGACTACAAAATTTAGAGCGTGAACTGTTTCGAGCAGATTTTTGCCACCCGCGAAATAAGCAATGCGTTGATTCATCGATGGGCGAAGAAGCGTGGGCAGGTTGTTGGTATCTCCTGCCCCCCAGACCCATGGCGGTCTTAAAACAGTTGCCCCGGAGTGCTCAGCCAAGACCACTTGTTCGGCTTGAGCTTTAGAGCGTGCGTAGTGATCAATGAAGTTACTTGGGTAGGCTAGGCTTTCGTCACCATCAACAACATTCTCGTCCTTGAGAATAACCGCCTGCGTGGAGCAAAAAATAAATCGCGGAACCTTCTGGCAAGCAGCTACCAACTTGCGAGTTCCCTCAACATTAACTTGCTCAAATTGTTCCCACTCGCCTTTAAACGAGGCCCGCGCGGCATAGTGGAAACATGCATCTAGCCCCTTGGCAAAGTGGTTCATGGCGTCTTGATTGGCTAAATCCCCGACCACCACCTCGACTCCGTCCGGAGCCGTCTGCGACCACGGATGGCTTTCTCTCACCAATACCCGCACCGCTTCTTCACGCCTAACGCACCGCGCAACGTGTACCATGCCAATAAACCCTGTGGCTCCCGTGACCCCCACCAGCATGCGAATCCCCTTCTAAAACAGTGCAATAGCGACCGATATGCAGCCGTAAGATAATTGGGTTGCCAGGTTTTAGACAAGCAAGTATGTCCTGCTTGAAGTCAGACCATGCCCTGGTTTGAATGAGATGTTATTCGGGAGATTCAAGACATGCAATCCAGCGATATTCTAAGCGTCTACATACGCTCTTTTGCCGTACTTTCGCTATCAGTCGTCCTCACGGTTGGCTGCAGCGACGCGGAGACAGCTGCTCCGAAAAATCCAGGCAGCTCTGATACCACAGACTCAACGAACTCCGACGCTTCCAATTGTCAGCCCGGTGATAATACGACTCCGGGCAGTGATAGTGGAGCGGACAATACCGGAACAAATACCGATGACGGTACCCCTGGAACAGACACCGACGACGGCAATACCGGAACCAATTGCGAGCCCGATACAGACCCAGGTGACTCAGGCAGCACCGATACGGGGAACGACAACACTGACAGCAATAACAACAGTGATTGTGACCGAACCGGGTTTTCCACAGCAAGTCATCAGGCAAGTTACGCAACCAATGCATTCCAATACGAAGCACAAAACTCACTGGGTTCGCCTCGAGATCTGCTGATGCTCAGTTCGTTCCAGGGCAACTTTAACGGACCCACTGAGCCAGGCACCTATTCAGTTGAAGGCAGCAACTACGCAGATTGCGGACTGTGTCTTCTTGCACTCACCGGCTGCACTGAAGGCGGGACATGTGAAAAGTATTTCTACGCAGATGTGGGAAGCGTTACCATCACAGAGTTTGGACAAAATGGTGAAACATTCGCTGGCGAGCTAAACTCCGTTGTTTTTAAAGAAGTCACCATCGACCCTGATACTTATGTTTCCACGCCTGTTGCGGGTGGAGAGACATGGTGCATGAATGGGCACAGCTTCTCTTTAACGGTTGGACAAGATCCAACAGTCCCCGGTACCGGTTCGGGTGATAACGGCAACACCGACACGGGTGACACAAACAACGACAACGGCAACGACTCAGGGACAGACAATGGAAACGGTGGAAACGATAACGGTTCAACCACTCCTGGCGATGGCGTCGCTGTACTCGGCAATGGCAACCACACCACCGCGGGCGTCACACTGACAGTCGTGGCCGGTACAGCTCAAGGCCTCAACGTTCCCCGTGACATTGCTTTTCATCCTCAACGCCCTGAAGAACTCTGGGTTATGAACTGGGGCGATTCCTCAGGGAGCATTCTTTTTAAATCAAATAGCACTGCGGTTTGGATGTGCAGCCAAGCTTATTACGGAACCTATGACGGCTGTGACCAAGGTTGCGGCGTTGAAGATCCTGATTGTGAAAATGGGAGCCAGCAAGTTTACAACAATTGCTCGCAAGGACACGAGCCAGACCCAAGTGACCCAACACGGTGCTACATGCCCGGAGGCCAGAACTCCTCTTCGGCAGTATTTCCGCGCTATCACAAGCGACTTGCCAACAGTCCAAACGATATGGACTACTCGACCAACCTCCACTTTTTCGCTCGCCCTGCTGCCATCGCATTTGGTGCGAACGGAAACTTTACATCAGCTCAGGAAGAAGACGGCTTCACCCAGCCGGACACACCTTACGACTTCATGGGACCCACCATGTGGAGTTCACAGTTAAATCTCTTCAACTCCGGACACTCCAGTCACCTCGACATGTTGCATAACAGTCCGAACAGCGTTGGCGTTGCTTGGGAAACCGCGAATGTTTACTGGATTTACGACGGCTATCACGGCTCCTTAACTCGATATAATTTCAACCAAGACCACGGCCCTGGCGGAACAGATCATACCGATGGTGAAGTGTATCGCTATGCTGACGGTCAACTGGGATATGAAGAAGGTGTTCCAAGTCACCTCGTTTACGAAAATGGAACTCTCTATGCCGCGGATACAGCCAACAATCGTATTGTGGCACTGAATACTCAGTCGGGCTCAATCGGCTCAAACATCCAACCCAACTATGATGGCACGGTTCAAAAGATGGTGAACAACGCCAATCTTTCTACGCTTATCAGCGGTGTCAATGTAGATGGAATGAGTAAGCCTTCTGGCCTAGAAATTCATGACAATATGTTTTTCGTATCCGATAATGAGACCAGCCGTATCTTTGCCTTCAACCGCGAAGGTCAGCTTCTTGACTGGATTGACTTAGACCTGCCACCGGATTCAATCATGGGCATGGCCTTTGACAACGCCGGGATGCTTTACGTAGTCGATGCAGAAGCAGAACAGATTCTACAGCTCTCGCCTAAGTGAGACGTCGACGCCGCATCACCAAGAGAAGCGGTAAAATAAACCACGGTAACACCGGTGCCGCACTGCAGCCCTCGGCTAAAGCGGTGCCGGTCAGTTCCTGCATTGCCAAGTGTGCATTCAGCTTCCCATAACCAAAGTCATAGTTTGGAACCTCACCGGTAAAACGGTCACTGGTTGAAGTTGCGTAGAGAATCTCCCGGAGACGCTCCAGGCTTAACTCAGGGTCATGCTCCAGCATTAAAGCGACCGTTCCTGCAACGACCGGTGAAGCCATGCTCGTTCCTTGGAAAGCAATGTAGCTATCGCGCTCTCCATAGGCGCCCTCAAAGACCATCACATTTTCGAGATATTGCTCCATCAGGTGCGGGAGATAATCGGAACTTAGAGGAGCAACAATAAACTGACCCGGCGCCATAATGTCTGGCTTAAATCCAGTCATGGCTTCATCTCGTGTCGGTCCGCGGCTTGAACTCCCTGCTCTATCACCTTCGACATCCGGGCTCTCAGCACCCTCTCCCAATGAGCTACGCGTCACATAAGAACCGACTGCGAGAACATTTGGATTATTTCCAGGAAAGCCAATACTCATCTGGTTATCGACCGTCAGATGGTTGCCCGTTGGAACATCAAGGTCTAGAAACCCGCCCGCGCGAACATCATTGGAAACCTCGATAAACCCGTCAACACGTACTGATTCGCCCGAGGGATTGGTAAGTTCCACTACAAACGCAACACCACCCTCAGCTCCATCGCTGTCCCAATCAGAGATGTAAACCCGAAAACACCGAGCACCTGCGGCATTTTGATCTGCAATCACATTCACATGCCCATAGACGCCCGAGGCGCTCGATAAGAGCTGAACCTCCCCCTCCGTTAACAAATCATTGTAACTATACAGGGAAGTCCAAGTAACATCGCTTGCAGAGTGCACAACACCCACACGAACCTGTAGGTTATGGTCACCATTGAACCAATAACTCGAGAGGTCCTGGAAAATCTCGATGGGTTCTCTTTCGGTCCCAACATAGTGGTCGAAGCCTACTCTAAAAGGGACCAACGTCGGCGTAGCACCCACCATACCTGTGGTATGAGTATAGGCTTGTGTTCTCTCCCAACCATTACCGTAGTCGATCCATCCCAAACCGCCTCCAGCACCTTCATTCCCGGCCGCAGCAACCAAAATCTTACCGGGAACCGTGCTGCCATCCGCCCGCAGCGTTAAGTTGGTCAGGCACTGGCTTGCAAGAGAAGTCGAGTCGTGAGGCCCGTAATGACTTCCCACACTCATATTGATCACGGCCGGTTTGTTCTGCTCGTAAGCTTGGCTAAAAACCCAGGCAGCTCCATCACAAATATGCCCGTCGCTTGCAGGCTCCGAAGTGGTCGCCCAGTCAGCGCCCACTGCTGGCAACTGAACAAAAATAAAATCGGCATCATATGCAGCGCCTTTATAAGGAAGACCTCCAACTTGCCCCCCACCTGCAATCCCCGCCACATGGGTACCATGGGTACTGGTCGTATTCTCAATTCGACACCCGGCCTCGATATCCTGCATGGTGCAAACATTTCCATAGGTCCATCGACCCCCAGGAGCATTGCCCGAAGTCGCAGATTGGTCCCAAATAGAAAGGACTCGATTCGAGCCATCGGGACGCTTAAACGCACTGTGGTCCAAGTCGAAGCCGCGATCTATCACGCCCAAGATCACACCTGCCCCAGAATAAGAGGCGTTCAATGGCTTAGCCCCACTGTGAATTAAATCCACACCAGAACCGATAAGAGCACGGTCCAAGGTGGGCTTCACCGGCCTTGTCGCCTCCATTCGAACAATGTCTTCGGATGCCTCCATGGCGTAAAACCCGTGAGCCGGCATGCGAACGGTCAGGATATCACCTGCAATCGTTCCAACAGTTCCGCCCATCGCCTCAATTTCATGAAGTGTCCCCATCACATTGTCGGTCTTCACAAAGAAAGAGAGAATGACTTCTGAGTTTTCGCGGTCAGCAAGTTGGAGCTGAGTGCGTAACTGTGCATCCACACGAGATTGGGTCTGAAGTAAGTTCGCCTGGGCTGGTAGGGCCTGGGCGAGGATAGTAACGGTTAAAAACCATCGAGTCAGTCGGCACAGGGCAAGTGCGTTCATGATTTCCCCCACTTTATTTCGGGTTTGATGGAGCGCAGATTACCTCCCCGACCGCCCAGGTGGAAGGGTACAAAAGAGCGAACCCGTATCTTTTGATCCCCCGTTCGAGGTTCAAAGTACACGATCGATGACCAAACCATGACATAAGTCCTCGTGATTGTTGCACATAGGTTACACACAGAACCTGGCGAACGCCTATTGTACTTTCATCCAAAGCTTTCGAGGAAGTGCGATGAAAACAAACAATCGAAACGTTAGAAGTAAAAGCTCAATGAGAGTGATTGAGAAGCTCACGATTCATGGAGACCCGGTGAGTTTTCGTGAGCTCTGCGAGCGAACCGTCTCACCTCAAACAGATTATCTCGTTTTAGATGTAGACCACACGACACACCTTCATCGAAATCTAGGTGAATTACTTGGCTGGGAAATCTGCGCACAGAATGCCTATGGGCAGGAAGCCCTAGACAAGCTCAACAGTGAGCGTGCTCCCGGGCGACTGCTTTTACTACGGGACAAGCCCCTCGACTCCCTCAAGTACCTACTCAGGGCCGCCAAGAGCTGGGCGATACCCGGACTGTTTTATTTTGTTTGGGCCAAGTGGCTTAACCGCTTAAAGTCCACCCGCCCTTTGGCTTACCTGCGGTTTGGACTTGAACCCACCCAAGGTATTCAGGCAGTTCCACAACATCGGCTACTCGAGCAACTCTCCAGTATTCCCCTCACCAAACTGCGCCATATGGCTGACCGAGTTTGGAAGCGTCACGAAGACGACCAAGTCATCAAGCGTGAAGACCTGGTGTGGCTGCGAAACCGTTGCCCGGGGCTTACCATCATTTTATCCAGCGCGTCACCTCAACCCGTTCTTGAAGCAGCAGCTAGAAACCTAGATGTAGACCATATTTTCTATACCCGCGTGGAGGAGCATGAAGGATTTCTGAGCCACCCAGCATCCAGTTATGGAGCCGTCAGCAAAATTCCAAGGCGGATTTCACCATTGAAGAATCAAGAAGTTAACTCTAGAACCAACAAAATATCAGCTCTTGAAAAGCAATTCCCGGAGATATTCAAGGCCTCCACCCACACTGTAGGAATGACCGACACCGGCTATTGCGAGGACCACTGCTGGGCCAACCATTTCGATGTAGTTGTGGATATGAACAGCACAGATCCCTTTCCCC belongs to Deltaproteobacteria bacterium and includes:
- a CDS encoding YdcF family protein, producing the protein MASKMTKERLIKIFAGALLACGLLIWQHASILEAYALFFRKDNATPGADAIVVLSSPRLERLVRAFELGANNFAPRILVTTTPKRLTKIFGLKYPTKMEWVEAVAASLESSVPVALLPSLGDGARSTFDEAYDARQWALDNNYKRIIIVTNAYHSRRALYAFEKVFSDSSVGVEVGAAANSSFSEKNWWLIDSGLAAYLTEPLKFVAYVLFDHSPDFIENR
- a CDS encoding NAD-dependent epimerase/dehydratase family protein — protein: MLVGVTGATGFIGMVHVARCVRREEAVRVLVRESHPWSQTAPDGVEVVVGDLANQDAMNHFAKGLDACFHYAARASFKGEWEQFEQVNVEGTRKLVAACQKVPRFIFCSTQAVILKDENVVDGDESLAYPSNFIDHYARSKAQAEQVVLAEHSGATVLRPPWVWGAGDTNNLPTLLRPSMNQRIAYFAGGKNLLETVHALNFVVGAQAAVEHEATMGRIYFVTDDEPVASGNFSNEILVACGLEANKRSLPAALGRALAWSGKRNSKGSPILTRSSFLYMVRDQVLSDARFRDDTAYCAPVSRVEGLEDLRLWCEYVGGPGEVAVGRRRGDSRSLVEKTWDYLLNRSELI
- a CDS encoding S8 family serine peptidase; translated protein: MNALALCRLTRWFLTVTILAQALPAQANLLQTQSRVDAQLRTQLQLADRENSEVILSFFVKTDNVMGTLHEIEAMGGTVGTIAGDILTVRMPAHGFYAMEASEDIVRMEATRPVKPTLDRALIGSGVDLIHSGAKPLNASYSGAGVILGVIDRGFDLDHSAFKRPDGSNRVLSIWDQSATSGNAPGGRWTYGNVCTMQDIEAGCRIENTTSTHGTHVAGIAGGGQVGGLPYKGAAYDADFIFVQLPAVGADWATTSEPASDGHICDGAAWVFSQAYEQNKPAVINMSVGSHYGPHDSTSLASQCLTNLTLRADGSTVPGKILVAAAGNEGAGGGLGWIDYGNGWERTQAYTHTTGMVGATPTLVPFRVGFDHYVGTEREPIEIFQDLSSYWFNGDHNLQVRVGVVHSASDVTWTSLYSYNDLLTEGEVQLLSSASGVYGHVNVIADQNAAGARCFRVYISDWDSDGAEGGVAFVVELTNPSGESVRVDGFIEVSNDVRAGGFLDLDVPTGNHLTVDNQMSIGFPGNNPNVLAVGSYVTRSSLGEGAESPDVEGDRAGSSSRGPTRDEAMTGFKPDIMAPGQFIVAPLSSDYLPHLMEQYLENVMVFEGAYGERDSYIAFQGTSMASPVVAGTVALMLEHDPELSLERLREILYATSTSDRFTGEVPNYDFGYGKLNAHLAMQELTGTALAEGCSAAPVLPWFILPLLLVMRRRRLT